A region from the Benincasa hispida cultivar B227 chromosome 8, ASM972705v1, whole genome shotgun sequence genome encodes:
- the LOC120082801 gene encoding uncharacterized protein LOC120082801 isoform X1, with protein sequence MDILEIMRVPYRAVIKEEWKKVKEELKDKTKIVFPMTASGDTAVHLAVYSGEEEPLRALLGEISEMDEAFWRNSAGNTPLHEAATVGNLAAVKLLVEYDKDDLVGENIYGETPLFRAARCGHLHIVNYMLEDCEDLFSRSSRNWTTKKGNPLIHAAIQSQKFEVALKLIEFDKSLLEMTDPEGKTALHVLANMPFAFRSGYSMKFFESIIYTLLPSEDIYKFDYSKFVSSKKDNGSKSSIIINKNDDLEAGNNSSPPHNFWHSNCWLYLLHFLTGIFWRFIFLGWPQWKVLYEKKQQHRLALTITKMLAHVDFSWRQTQLTPPENTEVDSLGIHRPNEGNGVNLNILRTQPSSDQNQGEVEDIEYYDHHETPLLLAAANGIIEIVQQIVEVYPQAVDYLTVHQRNVLHVAIAYRQKTVFNWIQNHRLIMTRLVTRIDALGFTALHHVGITKFYRGGTHGPALQLQHELKWYERVQSEIPALYNMHHNSMKWTAREFFYKTHEKMLEDAKEWLKKTSESCSAVAVLVATVVFAAAYTVPGGLNSQTGSPVLLTEPIYIVFTIMDIVALATALTSVVLFLSILTSSFKMEDFLHALPLKLSIGFQLLFFSVASTMMAFALTIVLTVKSEEMKWTVSLLYIATFFPVTMFIIIQLPLYVELVKNIWSYRHNITKFLPMGFLALFWKLPSKTFSRKIV encoded by the exons ATGGACATTTTGGAGATAATGCGAGTGCCTTACAGGGCAGTGATAAAAGAGGAATGGAAGAAAGTGAAAGAAGAATTAAAAGACAAGACGAAGATCGTGTTTCCGATGACGGCGAGCGGGGACACGGCAGTGCATTTGGCAGTGTACAGCGGAGAAGAGGAGCCGCTGAGAGCACTACTGGGGGAGATTTCGGAAATGGACGAAGCGTTCTGGAGGAACAGCGCCGGAAACACGCCGTTGCACGAAGCTGCCACCGTGGGGAATCTGGCTGCCGTTAAGCTGCTGGTTGAGTACGACAAAGACGATCTGGTGGGGGAGAATATTTACGGGGAAACTCCTCTGTTTAGGGCTGCAAGATGCGGACATCTTCACATTGTAAATTACATGTTGGAAGATTGTGAAGATCTGTTCTCTCGATCGTCAAGGAATTGGACGACTAAGAAGGGTAATCCCCTCATTCATGCCGCCATTCAAAGCCAAAAATTTG AGGTGGCTTTGAAACTGATTGAATTTGACAAGTCGCTGTTGGAAATGACGGATCCAGAAGGCAAAACGGCTCTTCATGTATTGGCCAACATGCCCTTCGCTTTCCGAAGTGGATACTCCATGAAATTCTTCGAATCAATTATCTATACTC TGCTTCCAAGTGAGGACATCTACAAATTtgattattcaaaatttgtgtCTTCCAAGAAGGATAATGGTTCTAAAAGCTCCATTATAATAAATAAGAATGATGATTTAGAAGCTGGAAATAACTCTAGTCCTCCACATAATTTTTGGCATTCAAATTGTT GGCTATATCTTTTACACTTTTTGACAGGcatattttggagattcatcttcCTAG GATGGCCACAATGGAAAGTTTTGTATGAGAAAAAGCAGCAGCACAGATTAGCCCTAACCATCACCAAGATGCTTGCTCACGTAGACTTTTCATGGCGACAAACCCAACTCACACCGCCGGAGAATACCGAAGTCGACTCCTTAGGAATCCATCGTCCCAACGAAGGCAACGGCGTAAACCTCAACATCTTAAGAACCCAACCATCATCCGACCAGAACCAAGGAGAAGTCGAAGACATCGAATATTACGATCACCACGAAACCCCTCTCCTCCTCGCCGCTGCCAACGGAATCATCGAGATCGTCCAACAAATCGTCGAAGTTTACCCTCAAGCTGTTGACTACTTAACGGTTCACCAAAGAAATGTGCTCCATGTCGCCATCGCTTACCGTCAAAAAACCGTGTTCAATTGGATTCAAAATCATAGACTAATCATGACAAGGCTCGTCACGCGAATTGACGCCTTAGGATTCACCGCACTCCATCACGTAGGCATAACCAAATTCTACCGTGGTGGGACTCACGGCCCTGCTTTGCAACTCCAACATGAACTCAAATGGTATGAACGTGTACAATCCGAAATCCCTGCGCTTTACAACATGCACCACAACAGCATGAAATGGACGGCTCGTGAGTTCTTCTACAAGACACATGAAAAAATGCTTGAAGATGCAAAGGAATGGCTCAAGAAAACGTCCGAGTCTTGTTCTGCTGTCGCAGTCCTTGTCGCCACCGTCGTCTTCGCTGCTGCCTACACCGTCCCCGGTGGTCTCAATAGCCAAACTGGCTCTCCTGTTCTGCTCACTGAACCTATCTACATTGTGTTTACTATCATGGACATTGTCGCGCTCGCCACTGCACTCACTTCCGTGGTTTTGTTTCTATCGATTCTAACGTCGTCGTTTAAGATGGAGGATTTTCTGCACGCGTTACCGTTGAAGCTCTCGATTGGATTCCAGTTGCTGTTTTTCTCAGTGGCGAGTACGAtgatggcatttgcattgacgATTGTGTTGACTGTGAAGTCGGAGGAGATGAAGTGGACGGTCAGTTTATTGTATATAGCGACGTTTTTTCCGGTGACCATGTTTATAATAATTCAGCTGCCTTTGTATGTGGAGTTGGTTAAGAATATTTGGAGTTATCGCCATAATATTACCAAGTTTCTTCCCATGGGTTTTCTTGCCCTTTTTTGGAAGCTTCCTTCCAAGACATTTAGTAGGAAAATTGTTTGA
- the LOC120082801 gene encoding uncharacterized protein LOC120082801 isoform X2, which translates to MDILEIMRVPYRAVIKEEWKKVKEELKDKTKIVFPMTASGDTAVHLAVYSGEEEPLRALLGEISEMDEAFWRNSAGNTPLHEAATVGNLAAVKLLVEYDKDDLVGENIYGETPLFRAARCGHLHIVNYMLEDCEDLFSRSSRNWTTKKGNPLIHAAIQSQKFEVALKLIEFDKSLLEMTDPEGKTALHVLANMPFAFRSGYSMKFFESIIYTRLYLLHFLTGIFWRFIFLGWPQWKVLYEKKQQHRLALTITKMLAHVDFSWRQTQLTPPENTEVDSLGIHRPNEGNGVNLNILRTQPSSDQNQGEVEDIEYYDHHETPLLLAAANGIIEIVQQIVEVYPQAVDYLTVHQRNVLHVAIAYRQKTVFNWIQNHRLIMTRLVTRIDALGFTALHHVGITKFYRGGTHGPALQLQHELKWYERVQSEIPALYNMHHNSMKWTAREFFYKTHEKMLEDAKEWLKKTSESCSAVAVLVATVVFAAAYTVPGGLNSQTGSPVLLTEPIYIVFTIMDIVALATALTSVVLFLSILTSSFKMEDFLHALPLKLSIGFQLLFFSVASTMMAFALTIVLTVKSEEMKWTVSLLYIATFFPVTMFIIIQLPLYVELVKNIWSYRHNITKFLPMGFLALFWKLPSKTFSRKIV; encoded by the exons ATGGACATTTTGGAGATAATGCGAGTGCCTTACAGGGCAGTGATAAAAGAGGAATGGAAGAAAGTGAAAGAAGAATTAAAAGACAAGACGAAGATCGTGTTTCCGATGACGGCGAGCGGGGACACGGCAGTGCATTTGGCAGTGTACAGCGGAGAAGAGGAGCCGCTGAGAGCACTACTGGGGGAGATTTCGGAAATGGACGAAGCGTTCTGGAGGAACAGCGCCGGAAACACGCCGTTGCACGAAGCTGCCACCGTGGGGAATCTGGCTGCCGTTAAGCTGCTGGTTGAGTACGACAAAGACGATCTGGTGGGGGAGAATATTTACGGGGAAACTCCTCTGTTTAGGGCTGCAAGATGCGGACATCTTCACATTGTAAATTACATGTTGGAAGATTGTGAAGATCTGTTCTCTCGATCGTCAAGGAATTGGACGACTAAGAAGGGTAATCCCCTCATTCATGCCGCCATTCAAAGCCAAAAATTTG AGGTGGCTTTGAAACTGATTGAATTTGACAAGTCGCTGTTGGAAATGACGGATCCAGAAGGCAAAACGGCTCTTCATGTATTGGCCAACATGCCCTTCGCTTTCCGAAGTGGATACTCCATGAAATTCTTCGAATCAATTATCTATACTC GGCTATATCTTTTACACTTTTTGACAGGcatattttggagattcatcttcCTAG GATGGCCACAATGGAAAGTTTTGTATGAGAAAAAGCAGCAGCACAGATTAGCCCTAACCATCACCAAGATGCTTGCTCACGTAGACTTTTCATGGCGACAAACCCAACTCACACCGCCGGAGAATACCGAAGTCGACTCCTTAGGAATCCATCGTCCCAACGAAGGCAACGGCGTAAACCTCAACATCTTAAGAACCCAACCATCATCCGACCAGAACCAAGGAGAAGTCGAAGACATCGAATATTACGATCACCACGAAACCCCTCTCCTCCTCGCCGCTGCCAACGGAATCATCGAGATCGTCCAACAAATCGTCGAAGTTTACCCTCAAGCTGTTGACTACTTAACGGTTCACCAAAGAAATGTGCTCCATGTCGCCATCGCTTACCGTCAAAAAACCGTGTTCAATTGGATTCAAAATCATAGACTAATCATGACAAGGCTCGTCACGCGAATTGACGCCTTAGGATTCACCGCACTCCATCACGTAGGCATAACCAAATTCTACCGTGGTGGGACTCACGGCCCTGCTTTGCAACTCCAACATGAACTCAAATGGTATGAACGTGTACAATCCGAAATCCCTGCGCTTTACAACATGCACCACAACAGCATGAAATGGACGGCTCGTGAGTTCTTCTACAAGACACATGAAAAAATGCTTGAAGATGCAAAGGAATGGCTCAAGAAAACGTCCGAGTCTTGTTCTGCTGTCGCAGTCCTTGTCGCCACCGTCGTCTTCGCTGCTGCCTACACCGTCCCCGGTGGTCTCAATAGCCAAACTGGCTCTCCTGTTCTGCTCACTGAACCTATCTACATTGTGTTTACTATCATGGACATTGTCGCGCTCGCCACTGCACTCACTTCCGTGGTTTTGTTTCTATCGATTCTAACGTCGTCGTTTAAGATGGAGGATTTTCTGCACGCGTTACCGTTGAAGCTCTCGATTGGATTCCAGTTGCTGTTTTTCTCAGTGGCGAGTACGAtgatggcatttgcattgacgATTGTGTTGACTGTGAAGTCGGAGGAGATGAAGTGGACGGTCAGTTTATTGTATATAGCGACGTTTTTTCCGGTGACCATGTTTATAATAATTCAGCTGCCTTTGTATGTGGAGTTGGTTAAGAATATTTGGAGTTATCGCCATAATATTACCAAGTTTCTTCCCATGGGTTTTCTTGCCCTTTTTTGGAAGCTTCCTTCCAAGACATTTAGTAGGAAAATTGTTTGA